GATGTCATGAATGAGTATGCTTTGAACTTCGATTACGGCTATTCCCACTGGAACCGAATCTCCGAAGCCGCCGACGGCTTCATGGACCAACCCCACCGATTCTCGGTGGCCTTTGCATGGTAGGAGCAAACACATGAAAACCATGACAAAGATTCCTATGCTTGTTGTGCTGGCACTCATGTTCGCAAGCTGTGGTGTCAACGACCCCGGCTCACCGCTTGCCAACCAACCGCCGGAAACCGCAATAACATCCGCTCCCCAAAATGGAACCACCGTCAACCACTTTCTCTCTCTCCATTGGTCTGGTAATGACGGCGACGGACAGATAGCCGGCTTCAACATGTTCATTGACGGCAATCTCGTGAGTTACACGACGCGCACGGACAGCGCAATATCATTCGCGTCACCCGCTACCGGTGAAGTCGTCTCACATACTTTCTCGATTCAGGCCGTTGATAATGATGGTGCTGTGGATCCGACCCCCCCCGAAATTCAGTTCTACACGAGCAACACGGCGCCTGTCTGTATTTTCTCTGCTGACAATATTGTGCGTCCCAATCAGAATGTCGGACAAGGGTTCAGTATCAAACTCGAGGCCGAAGACGCCAATCGGTCTGGAATCTGGTTTACGTTAAGCCTTGATGACACAATGAGCTGGACGGAATGGACGCAGGATTCCATCTTCTTGTTCGCGGATTTGTCACTTGGCTCGTTTGACGAAGGCGTCGTTGCGCTCGACCACGCCGTTCTCACCGCCGGACCTCACACCATGTATGCTCGTTGCCGCGACTCTGGAATGGCACAATCGCCGATAGTTTCTCGCACGGTGAATGTCAGCTTAGGCAACCGTCCCGTGATGGGTGAAGTCATTGTCCGCTACAATTCTGGCGCCGCTTCAGACAGTCTCTATCCGGATGGATCAATCTATCGCAAGAACAATGCGGAGCTCGTTGTTGCATACGAAGCGACGGCGTTCGCCTATCGCGGACTGATCCATTCCTATCGCTATCGGGACCCGGCTGGAACATGGTCAGACTGGGCTGCTGAGCCCTCTCTCATTCAAACAGACCTGCCGACCGGTGCATACGAATACGGCTTTCAGGCTCGTGACATGGCGGGTGAGCTCTCCGATACGGCCACAATCTTTATTCGCCTCCTTGAGCAGTCTCTTACGGACTCAATCATCATCATTGATGAGACCCGTGATGGAAACGGTGCGCCGTCGCTGCCGTCCGATCAACAGGTTGACGACTTCTACTACGCTCTCGTTGAAGGCTATAACTTCCGCGAGATTGACCTTTCCGACCGTTCAACCGGCCTGATTACCGCTCTCGACCTGTCAAACAGTGGCCTGATTCTGTGGTACGCGGATGACTGGTCAACCTATCAATTCGATGACAACCGGCGCATTCTGACAGAGTACATGCAGCGTGGGGGACGAATGATTGTAAGCGGGTGGAACATCATGGGCGCGTTTTCGCTGAATTCTTTCGAAGAATACGGCGGCTCTGATTTCCAATATCGCTTTATGCGTGCGTTTACTGCCGAGCGTGATCCGGCAACAATCCAGCAGTCAACAGGTTTCACCGGCGAAAACGGTTTCCCCGATGTCTCCGTGGACGAAACCAAGATATTGCCCTCTTGGAACGGCGCAATTAATCGCGTATGGACATTTGAACCACGCGGAGAGTGCACCATTATTGGCAGGCTCAATACTCTGAATCCTGACTACTTCCAAAACGGCGAAGTTGTTGCTTATTACTATGACTTGAGTTTCCGCGTCGCTGTTTTTGGAATTCCGCTGTACTTCATTCAGCAGGTGCAAGCTGAGGAACTTTTCGACGTGCTGATGCCCCGCATGATGACTGGCTTGTAACCTTAGACGAGAGGGACCACGCCAAAAAAACGAACCCGCCAAGTAATTGGCGGGTTTGTCATTATCGGGAACTTAAGTGACTCATCAAGCTCGGTTCGCTTGCAGTCTTCTCCAGTAGGAAGGGAGGACGATGCATATGCTGACCAACAGTCCCACGAATATTGGTTCAATACCCAGCCAGTAGCCGCCATCAGATGTCCAAAACCCCGACAATCTCCAGAAAAGTGCGGCGCATCCGGCAACAAGCATACTCGCAACCACACTGGATTCCCGCGGCGGATGCTTTGAAAACCACGCAAACAGAGCAGGCAGGAGCAACGCCGGAGCCGTCACCGACCCGACTGCATGCCAAAGGGATATCACGGACTCTGAGAACCACGCCAGGAGCAGGGCGCATAATAGCCCCAACGCCGCTCCGGTCTTGAGCAAGCGCAGCACAGCGCTCATGCTCTGCTCGCGGCCCCGCGCGATGACGTCTCTGCCAAGTGCAGCTCCCGCGATAAACGTATAACTATCTATCGTCGAGGCCACGGTCGCAATCAACGCTGCAAGAAACAACCCGAATAGACCTGCTGGCAAAACCTTAGCTGCAAGCTCCGGAAATGCGAACACCGGAGAGTCGATGCTTCCCAGCAGCGCGCGGGCATACAATCCGGTCGCCGTCGTCATGAAATCGAAAACGGCCCAGAAGGCAACGGCAATAACAATTCCCGGTAGGACCATTTTCTCCGACCTTGCAGCGAAAGACCGCTCATAGAATAGCGGTTCAACAAGTGTCGTTGAAGCGATGACATACCAAACAAGCACGGCTCCTATTGCCTGTCCGCCCGTGGGTGAAAGCAATTCCGGTGTCAAATTGCTTCGCACGAACTCCAACCCTCCGTAGTGAAAATACAGAACGGCCACCATGACCGCGAACCCCAAATACATCAAGACGAATTGTATTAAATCCGTCTTAACAACGCTTACCAATCCTCCCCTGAAAAGATAAACGGTCGAGATTGCTGCGCCTGCCAAAAGCGATACATGATACGACCACCCGCACATCCATTCGATGAGCTTGCCCAGCATGAGAAGATAGGCAGCGGGCATTGCCGTCAGAAATATGATTCCACCGCAAATGCGCGCCGCTTGAGTCCCGTACACTCGTTGAAATCTGTCAGGCAGGGACAAAAGTTCAGACATGCGTGCTCGTCGGGCAAGAAATATTGCGAAAACAAGCGCGTACAAATAGTAGGGGACTCCGAACACGAACCAATTCGACAGTCCGTAATTGTAGGAATACTCGCTTACCCCCAGAATCCCGCCGTACCACGAAGTCACCAGCGACATCACAAACGCCGGCATGGATAACTTGCGGCCCGCGATGATATAATTTGCAAATTCGCCCTCACGCCGCCACAGGCCGGCAATCAGCACAACCGCAATCGAGAGCACCACGATCGCAATGTCAGCCCCGGATGCCTGAGCCAATCCGCCCATTAGAGTTCAACCGCAAGTGTGGTGTAAATCGCTCTCGGAGCGCCAACAATATACGTTGGGCCGTATCCCACGGTCTCGTATTCGCTGTCAAGTATATTGTTAATCCGAATCCGGATTTCCGCAAGCGGAACGTTTCCCGGAACGTTTCTGAACTCGTAACTGAAATCCGCGTGCAGCAGTGTGTAGCCCTCAATCGCCGTTTCCTCGTTCTCGCTGTTGTCAGTATATTGCTTGCCCGCAAAGCGTGCACCGATTGATGCGGCAAATCGGCCTTGAACGCGCTCAATCTGGACGTTAGCCAGATACTCCGGGTCCTGTCCGATTCTGTTTCCGTCGCGCGAAGTTGGTTCAAATGTGTTCCAATCAACTTCCGAGTAATTCACAAAGCGGTGGTCTGCGAGCGCAAGGTTGCCGGATAGCGTCAGATGGTCAAGTGGTTCGATGGCGCCGACAACCTCGACCCCTTGATGCCTCACCTTGTCCGCGTTTGCCGACAGCAAGTTGCCCAGATCGTCAAGTTGCCCGTTGTCTGTCACAATGGCGTCTGTCAGCTCCATCCTGTAATAATTTACGCCAAGATGCGCGTGTTTCCATTGTCCGATGCAGCCGACTTCCAGGTTAAACAGCTTCTCATCTTCAAGCATCGGCCCGATATACGCTCCGCCGTCTGGACCGTCGGCGAATCGATGCGGTGTCACAAAAGGTGAGGAATAAAAGTCCTGCGCGTTATACAAATCCCTGAACGCCGGCTCTCGTTGGGCAAAAGATGCGTTCGCGTAGGCGATAGTCAATGGCTTGCGCGCGCCTCCCTCCAGTAATCTGTAGTTCAAGCCGGCTCGCGGCGTGAAAGCGGAGAAAGTCTTCTCCAAGGTGACGTCCCAAATCTTGTCATCCTTCATCTCATAGCGTTGAGTCTTGAATTGTAAATCCGCCATGATCCGCAGCGGATCACTCACTTGAAACAGATTGTGAATGTAACCGGCATAAACCTGCTTGCCCACGCGATAATCGTAGTAGTGCTGCTCCGGACTTGCCCCCTGCGGCACAATCGACGACCATCGTACAGTTCCCTCGTGCCGGGCATTGTGCAGCCTCACTTCCGCACCCAGCACGCTTTGTCCCCACTTGTGCTTCCAGGTTGCGCGGGGAATCCAACCTCCATCAAGCTCTGTGATGTTTCTCCGGCGGAGCACATCTGCTGCCACAGAGTCCGCCGGAAACGTGTAATAGTACTGGCCTAAATCCTGTCCGGTGCGGAACTGGTCGTAATATCCGTCGCCCTTGAAAATATAGATCGAGTTGTCAACCGTCAGATTATCCCGCGCTCGCCACTCGTCATGCAGCTCATAATGAGGCTGAAAGAAATTGTCAATCTCACCCGCGAACATGAACGGATTGTGCCGGCGATCCTTGTCCTTGTTTCCGGTCACCTCTCCGTCCAGATACTCCTTCGTAACACCTTCGTATGCCAAGTGCGTCTTCTCCGGCCCGCCGTAGAAAATTATTCGTGTGGTATGTTTCGACGAAAATCTGGTCGACGCAAGATAGTAACTCCATGCCTTCACCCACGAACCGTATCGATAGCCGTCGGAGTCCATCCTTGAAAGTCGCCCGGCAAACCCGAACCGTTGACCGACTCGACCCGACGTGAACTGCAGGCTCGCCCTGCGCGTGTTCCAGGTTCCGTACATCGTCTCCGCGCGCAGCGTGGGTTTATCACCCAAACCCGGCGTCCGGGTGACAAGATTGATGGACCCGCCCAGCGATGCTGCGCCATAGAGTGAACTGCCGATTCCCCGCTGCACTTGAATGTCTTGCACGTCTTCCGCGAAGTCCGGTAGGTCTATCCAAAAGACCTCGTGGGATTCCGCGTCGTTCAGCGGCACTCCGTTGAGGTATACGCCGACGCGATTCTGACTGAATCCTCGCAATCTCAAATACGAATACCCGAATCCATTCCCGCCGTCGGAATACGTGTTGATACTGGGTAGCTGCGTGAATAACTGTGGCAAATCCTGTCCATAACTGCTCCGCTCGACCTCTTCGCTGTTCAGGTTCGAAAAGGTGACCGGATAGTCTGACGTGGCTCTGGACGTGGTTACATTCACGTCATCGAGTTCATAGCGCGGTGCGTCGGAAAACGAGTCCTCACCGCTGGCACGGAACGGTTTCAACTCAACATTGAACTCGGTTTGCTCGGCATCTGCCAGCACGACAAGCGCTGAATAAGGTGCAAAGCCGTCCTTTGATACCTTCACGACAACACTCTGTGCCTCAAACGCCCTTGTCGTGTAACGTCCGAATCTGTCGCTGACAGTCGCGGAGTCCAAGTCAATTTCAATGACCGCGCCTTCGATTCCCTTACCGTTAGACCAGTCCGTAACCCGCCCCGTCAGCGCCGACGCGCCGTAGGCCGCTGCAGAAATCAGCAGGATGAACAAATACCTCATGTGAATTCCTCCAAAACGAAAAACCGCAGCCCGTTGTTTGAACGGCTGCGGTCCTATCACTATGAGTTGCGCGGGGCACCTCGGTCTGACCGTACCGTTTCCTTCGCCGGCATTATCCGGATCAGGTTCGAGGGACTCTCTCAGGCCGCTTCCGGATTCCTCCGTGCGACCACCCCTACGGCTGCACCCACAAATAACAAAAACCCTCCGAGGAAGTCAAGACTTCCACTCCTCTTCGCGCAATGTTTCACAATCTTAATCTCAATTATATGTGACTTATAGCACTTGACACACGCTTAGATTCCTCTTATATTCTAATCTGACTACGAAAGTCATATTTAGGAAAAACCTATGTTAATCTCACTTCAAGCCGACTACGCCCTTCGCATGCTGATGTTCGTCGCTCGCGGTCATGCCGATGGCAAAACGTTCGTTACCCGCGACATCGCCGAACAACAGCACATTCCACGTGTCTTTTTGACGAAAATTGTGGCATACCTATCAAGCGAAGGACTGCTTGAAACTCACCGCGGGAAGGGTGGAGGCATTGCTTTAGGACGCAAGCCTGAAGAAATCAATATGTTGGAAGTAATCGAGGCCTTCGAAGGAAGTCTTGCTTTCAACGAATGCACCACTGACCCGGCAGCCTGCGTCATGTCTCAGGAATGCACCGTCCGTCATGTCTGGAAAGAGGCTGAAGATCACCTCCGCGCCTTCTTCCGCGGCAAGACTCTGGCTGACCTCTTGGAAATCGAGCGCAAGCAGTATTTCACCCAGCTCCAGCCGATTTTCCACAGCAATTCCAAGGAAGTTCCGGTCAACGCCGGATAGCGGCCGGAGGCCAGCCTGTGGTGGGGGCGTCTCTCGCGCCGCCTCCGATGTCTATTCCCTTTTTTGAAAAAACTTTCTCTATAGGAGCATCATTGAATCAGCTTGAAATTCGTGACCTTCATGTCGCCGTGGAAGGCAAGGAAATCCTCAAAGGGCTAAACCTTACAGTTCCCGTCGGCGAGGTGCATGCGATCATGGGACCCAACGGCAGCGGCAAGTCGACACTTTCCGCCGCGATCATGGGGCACCCGAAATACGAAGTGACTGGCGGCGAAGTCATCTGGAAAGGCGAAAGCCTGCTCGAACTCGAGCCTGATGAACGCGCCAAACGCGGACTCTTCCTTGCCTTCCAGTATCCGCAGGAAATCTACGGCGTGTCGGTAAACAACTTCCTTCGCTTGGCCATGACCGAGCGCTTCGGACAGACTCCAAGCTTCAAGGAGTTTGATGCCGAAATGAAAAAGTGGCTTAAACTTCTCGATATTCGCCCGGAGTTCACAAAGCGATACTTGAATGAAGGTTTTTCCGGCGGTGAAAAAAAGCGTAACGAGATTCTCCAGATGGGAATGCTTAAGCCCGAAATGGCCATCATGGACGAAACCGATTCCGGACTCGATATTGACGCATTGAAAATTGTTTCGCAAGGTGTCAACAGCATGCGCGGACCGAATTTCGGCGCATTGGTGATTACGCACTATCAACGTCTGCTGAATTACATCGTTCCCGATGTTGTCCATATTCTCGTGGATGGCCGTATTGTCAAGTCTGGCGATAAGACACTTGCAGAACATCTTGAATCAGAAGGCTACGACTGGATTAAGTCGGAAGTCGCTGCCTGAGAAGTCGTGACCGTCGTCACCGGCGACATTGTCTCCCATGTCCGGGCTGCTCTGGGCTTTGAACTTGGGCTCACGGAAAGCGGTCGTCCGAAAATTCTCGGACCTGCGCTCGGAAAACCGAAATGGCCGCACAAACTAGCTCATCATCGCACGGTTGCCGTAGACACGACTCCGACTGCCGACGGCGAGTTTTGGCCGACCCCTCGATTCGAAATTCTGATAGCCAATCTCGACGCTGTTGGAATTTCGGTCATCCAAATTGGTGACGCCACCTCCGAACGGCTGGCGCGCGCAAATCATCACTATCGAAAACTCGCGAATCCCGAACGCGCCGGAGTGATTGCAAATTGCCTGCTGTGGATTGGAATGAACACACCGTGGCGATTTGTCGCTGCGGCGCTCGATAAGCCGCAAATCGTTATTGCGTCCGCGCAGTCGCATATTGAGCCGCGTTGGAAGGACACCTACGTTGTTGATGCGTCTTCGCACGCCCCTGAAAGCAAGACACTCGGTCCCATTTCGGTCACTGCCGTTGCGGCGGCCGTTACCAGTGCCTTAAAGCAACTTGGAGCAACTCCCTCGACGTGAGTGAACTCGGAACGCGCTTCGGCAGTCCCGGGGCAAAAATCCGCTATTGGCTGAATGCTCGCCGCTTCAAAGAAGATCGACGGCATACGATTGTCGTCACGCATTGCGGCAAATTGGGAGACTTCATCGCCTGCCTGCCCGTTGCATCGTGGCTCTACAAGACTCGCGGTCAGAAAATTCACTTTGTTCTCGCGCGCGGTTTCACGCTCTTTGAACAAACCCGATCGCTGCTCATGCTTCAAGAGATGACGGACGCGGTGACGTTGGCGGACTTTCCGGTTTCCGATTGGGAGAAGGGCGGACAGCCCTATAAACATAATCCCAATCAATTCGGTGTCACCGCTCCGGAATACTACAACTTCGGA
This genomic interval from bacterium contains the following:
- a CDS encoding TonB-dependent receptor, which codes for MRYLFILLISAAAYGASALTGRVTDWSNGKGIEGAVIEIDLDSATVSDRFGRYTTRAFEAQSVVVKVSKDGFAPYSALVVLADAEQTEFNVELKPFRASGEDSFSDAPRYELDDVNVTTSRATSDYPVTFSNLNSEEVERSSYGQDLPQLFTQLPSINTYSDGGNGFGYSYLRLRGFSQNRVGVYLNGVPLNDAESHEVFWIDLPDFAEDVQDIQVQRGIGSSLYGAASLGGSINLVTRTPGLGDKPTLRAETMYGTWNTRRASLQFTSGRVGQRFGFAGRLSRMDSDGYRYGSWVKAWSYYLASTRFSSKHTTRIIFYGGPEKTHLAYEGVTKEYLDGEVTGNKDKDRRHNPFMFAGEIDNFFQPHYELHDEWRARDNLTVDNSIYIFKGDGYYDQFRTGQDLGQYYYTFPADSVAADVLRRRNITELDGGWIPRATWKHKWGQSVLGAEVRLHNARHEGTVRWSSIVPQGASPEQHYYDYRVGKQVYAGYIHNLFQVSDPLRIMADLQFKTQRYEMKDDKIWDVTLEKTFSAFTPRAGLNYRLLEGGARKPLTIAYANASFAQREPAFRDLYNAQDFYSSPFVTPHRFADGPDGGAYIGPMLEDEKLFNLEVGCIGQWKHAHLGVNYYRMELTDAIVTDNGQLDDLGNLLSANADKVRHQGVEVVGAIEPLDHLTLSGNLALADHRFVNYSEVDWNTFEPTSRDGNRIGQDPEYLANVQIERVQGRFAASIGARFAGKQYTDNSENEETAIEGYTLLHADFSYEFRNVPGNVPLAEIRIRINNILDSEYETVGYGPTYIVGAPRAIYTTLAVEL
- the sufC gene encoding Fe-S cluster assembly ATPase SufC — translated: MSIPFFEKTFSIGASLNQLEIRDLHVAVEGKEILKGLNLTVPVGEVHAIMGPNGSGKSTLSAAIMGHPKYEVTGGEVIWKGESLLELEPDERAKRGLFLAFQYPQEIYGVSVNNFLRLAMTERFGQTPSFKEFDAEMKKWLKLLDIRPEFTKRYLNEGFSGGEKKRNEILQMGMLKPEMAIMDETDSGLDIDALKIVSQGVNSMRGPNFGALVITHYQRLLNYIVPDVVHILVDGRIVKSGDKTLAEHLESEGYDWIKSEVAA
- a CDS encoding sodium:solute symporter family protein, with translation MGGLAQASGADIAIVVLSIAVVLIAGLWRREGEFANYIIAGRKLSMPAFVMSLVTSWYGGILGVSEYSYNYGLSNWFVFGVPYYLYALVFAIFLARRARMSELLSLPDRFQRVYGTQAARICGGIIFLTAMPAAYLLMLGKLIEWMCGWSYHVSLLAGAAISTVYLFRGGLVSVVKTDLIQFVLMYLGFAVMVAVLYFHYGGLEFVRSNLTPELLSPTGGQAIGAVLVWYVIASTTLVEPLFYERSFAARSEKMVLPGIVIAVAFWAVFDFMTTATGLYARALLGSIDSPVFAFPELAAKVLPAGLFGLFLAALIATVASTIDSYTFIAGAALGRDVIARGREQSMSAVLRLLKTGAALGLLCALLLAWFSESVISLWHAVGSVTAPALLLPALFAWFSKHPPRESSVVASMLVAGCAALFWRLSGFWTSDGGYWLGIEPIFVGLLVSICIVLPSYWRRLQANRA
- a CDS encoding Rrf2 family transcriptional regulator, which gives rise to MLISLQADYALRMLMFVARGHADGKTFVTRDIAEQQHIPRVFLTKIVAYLSSEGLLETHRGKGGGIALGRKPEEINMLEVIEAFEGSLAFNECTTDPAACVMSQECTVRHVWKEAEDHLRAFFRGKTLADLLEIERKQYFTQLQPIFHSNSKEVPVNAG